The sequence taaaaataaacgACTGAAGTATGGGAAACACACGctcaaatataaaaaaaaaattgtggctCGTTTATACCGCAAATTTTTATCGCAATACCTATTTCAAAGAAGTGTTATCATCATTGGTATCGCTTTTAAAATTGTGGGATTTCGTTagtttacattattattattattgttattattattgttagtagtagtagtattaatGAAAGTTCTTGGCGTGATCGGGTTATTCTTTGAACGGTGTATCTACTCCAGGTGAtttggtgacgtaattcggaggactgggatgaaaaattttaacgccgtatcccacaaccgcgcgcggccttgtTTTCGAACTCAACATGGCAGAgacgaggttagagctcgtcgggtctacttgaatgttcattcagtaacaggaaatgtggtagacacggaatgatctgttgagttttggcgatggaaatgctgcagggagtttggaaacaacacctaaggccgcgcgtggctgtgggatacggcgttaaaatttttcttcccagtcctcccaattacgtcaccagatcacctggctaccCTTACACTTGTATGAACTGCGTCAGTAGACTTTGAGCGACGCGCTTGTCCGCTGCAACAATTGTTTTGGGTGGAGCTGATGACTTAAAATCTCAAACAAGCGAACAAAGAGAAAACAGCTTCATTACTGATGTGTTAATTTGGAAGGTTAACACAATGGTTGGTTATTGTTTACTTCAGTCGCAACAAAGTTCTTCCAGCAGTTTGGACAGTGTGGACAAGACTGAGGACAAACTAACAGTTAATAACGTACCCAACCAGCCATCCAATTTGATGCGGGAAATGAAAGAGAAGctggaaaaacaaatgaaacctAAGGATACTAGAGAACCCGAAAGTGAGTAGTTCTTTCGTTGAAGTTATTACAAATCTGGTCAGGTTCCCTTCGcgaaataaaagtaaaaataaaaacatacaaATGATTAGATCTTAAACGAGTAAATGGACAGTCGGTGACTGCCCGTGGGTTCTCTGTTCCGTAAGTTAAAAACTTTACTTGATGTTCAAGCTTATTCACGGCATTGAAGATCAAATTACGAGCCATTTGTATTCCAAGTCTCACAGTGGTAAAGTGAGGTAAATTTGACAGGCCCCTAGCCCGAGGTtctcgaagcctggttagcgcaaACTGGCGTCTGAATCAACACAGCGGTGTCTTTGAAGTCACCATCactaaaacaaaattattgctTTTCACTTACCAGTTACGGAGGGTAACGTTGGCAAACCACCACCACCATCTAAGAGAAAATCTTCATCATCTTCTTTGGAACAACAAAAAGTTGTTCCTCTGCCGAATTCCACCAGCTCTGTCAAAACGACGCCGCCAGAGATTCCTCATAGACCTAGCCTTCCCGTGGCACAACCTCACAGACCTCCTCCCCCAGTACCATCGCGACTTCCACTGCAGAATTCAAGTAAACAAGggaaggaaaatgaaacaaacattGCTGAGCCCGGAACAGAAACTGTTCGTTCGGGGATCGCAGTATCAATTAAAACTGGTGTTGAAACCCAGGCTCGACGAGTGCCTGCCAAGTTAGATCACAACGTCGAAGCGAAGGGGGTGGTGCTTAGGAGGCTAGGCAAACCACCGCCGATTCCCCCGCGCCCTGTAAGTCCATCCTTCAATGAGGGCCAAAATGGAGAGAAACAAGTGATCGCCCCTGCTGCTAAAGACAAGCAGTGTGTAAAATCGCCCGCTTTTGAGGTTTCGGGTTCAAAGCCTTCCGTTGCTGATGCGAGCGGAAAACCCAAGCCAAAGGCGAAACCAAGGCCAAAACCACGCCCTAACATTGAGAATCTTTCAGATAAAGAAGTTCGCAGGCCAACACCCATGAAACGCTCCTCTCTTgaaaacattttgcaagccTGTGATGATAGTGATGCGTATAATGAGGTCCCCCCTCCCCGCTCTGTGAAGGCGACTCAGGCAGAACCTGTTAAAGATTCTCAGCACAACGAACCGTTTAAAGAAGTAACGCCACCACGCCTTGTTCAAGTTTCCCAAGAAGACGAAGAAACGGATTCCGATGACGATAAAGCCTACAATGAAGTACCGCCTCCGCGCCCCGTTGAGGGCTCCCAGAAAGAAAATACTGTGGATTCCGATGATGATAAGGCCTACAATGAAGTACCGCCTCCTCGTCCTGCTCCGGTTTCCCAGGGGAAAGGGGCAGAAGATTCCGATGACGGTGGAGGGTACACTATGGTGCCTCCCCCTCGTCCTGTTCAAAGGTCTGTTTTTCCGACAAGTGAATCACCTGTCGCACGCACTGATGCTTCGAATTCTTCAGCGGTTTTGCGCACGGAAGGGGCATCCAGTGGTAGGAATATTGATACGCGGTTGGAAAGAGAGCGGAGTGAACTACAAGCATCCGAAGGGACTGGAGGGGATCAGTTACCAGTCCCTGCGCCTCGAATCAAACGAGTATCACACTCCTTGAGTGAAATGGTGGAAAGGAAACTTTATCTAGAACGGATTGATTTGACCCAAGAGCCGTATTCCGATCGGGTGAGTTTAAAGAATCCAACAGTAATTGTAAAGTTACCGTGGAACCAATTGTTCGAATTAATCTTCTTGTGCACAAGAATAGACAAATACAAGGTATTGCAAATGAACCCActggaaactcggaaaaatcctAGCCCCAgttgggattcgaacccacgaccctccgtgaaTCTGTcacggatgctctaaccactgaccAAGGGTGAAATGTGGGTATTTGACTCAAGCTGCATCACACAGCCATATAGTCAAATAGCTACTGACAGCATAGCTCATAACTGCATCGCGCAGTCACATTGAAGCATCATTGAAATACAGTTGCCTGTATTTTGTGGGAACGATGCGGCCAACCAACCACCGAAGTGAGCGAATGAGAGACAATGATAAATATcaaatacttaacaattatttcacgagcgcgcgttggatatgagatggtaaatagccaacgaggcgcgtagcgccgagttggctataaccagtctcatatccaacaagcgcgaatggaataattgttttattaaattccttaaggacCAAAAAATTGAAGTccgaaatatgagcgaaaaaagcgagaaaatccgagcgaaatcgtaaaagacttgatgaagatgcaatgttgtgtaacaccttgtggtcagacagacgtaggctcatcacaaaaaaacatttcttgccttttcgcgtacttctaaacgtcggcattgatccaaactttccacaaaaacatttttttttattttttggcttaATTCcgacaaaaatttcgctttccggcgaaaacatttttagcttagcaacgcttcgcgaaatcatttaccatataaggtcaaactaaggtatatgagctgataaccaagattgagcgaaccaattagtgtacgcgaaatgcattatccgaggttgagaatttaataaaaggtattATACCTTgaatgtatttttatttatcattgtCTCTCATTCGCTCACAAGAATAGATGTTAGCAAATTGAATTTATAATGGACAAAACCTAAAGCACGCACCGGCTGAGTATTTTCATGTAAAAGTTGCCTTAAACGAGTTTTTCCTTGCGTGTTATCATCTCACAAGGAGCAGGAATGGAGCACCCCTCCCTCCTCCCCCAGCAATGTGTGCGGACCCAAAGTAAAGAAGTTCGTTTGAGTTTGTTGCCCCAGAAGGGTTTCCCTGAATTATTATGGTTCCCCTTCCCTCCCTTCTTTGAAAGCACCTCTCGAATTCGTCGGGCCTCAGTTGCTCGTAGAGTGGATAGCGGTATCTGGTGGGTAACTCAATTGATTTTTGATAGTATATATACGCTGAATAGCTCATCCCATCCTTTCAACAACTGGATTCTGATATTAAGTTAACTTCTTTTGGGGGACAAAATTTGACTAAAGGCAAAACAGAGAATTCTTTTGTGGTAGtcaaatgacgccatcatgAAAATTTCCTTTGTAGTTGATGAATAACTGTTTTCCGCTTAATAAATACAGATTATTAGACGTTAAGAgtctgatatcgtttttattcacgagtttttaataccatatcgcgaacgagcgagtgagcgatatactattaaaaactcgtgaataaaaatgatatcaggcttttaacatgtaataatttgtttattacatattacatgcttaaaaaaatcaagccaccaagttgaaggaacagataatgtccaaggacaaatatccgagcatattttcgcagccaaattgaggctattgtgtttactATCCATCGGttctaaaaattggggaatatcctcggatattccccagttttacctggggaatattcgcccacgtgacgcgtttagaccaatcgcgcgcgagcgaaaatatctgatggattataatatgtaataatacaTTATACGCATGAGCAGTTATTCTACAACACGTCATTCATTAAATGACGGGTGCCGGGAAACACGGCTCCGGTTCTTCTTCAAGAATCCAAAACAACGGTAAACTTGATCCCGACAATTCCAGTTTGCAGGGTTCGTCTGTGGAAGCCACTCCACACGACCCCTCACTCTCTCTGTACTGAGTGCGCTAGCGCCTGAAAACCTGGTGCCCTCAATTGTGCAAGTTAAATGCGCTGGTTATGTTGAGACTTATTTTGTGCTTTACAATTTTGTGTTCAGACGGGGTGCTGGGGTGTACCGATGAACTTAATCGATCGTTACTCGGAAGAACTCCATCGTTCACACGCAGAACTCGCTGGTATTATGGATAGAATACGAGTGAGAAAACTAAAACAGGCACAGCGGCAAGCGGTAAGCATAACTCAATCGAATCGAGTACCTTAAACACAGAAGTAGTCTTGcagtttcttttctcttttatttatttattttttttcttacttcagGTTCCTTGTAACGTATCGGAGTTGGATTTCAGACTGGACCCAGTAGGAAACCTAAATTGCTTGAGCGATTGGCTCACCTCACTAGGACTCCCAATGTATATTAATAGTTTGGCTGAAGTACAATGTGACGACATGGCGTCTATGCCTTATTTGGAAGAAAGACACTTTCAGTTCGCGGGCATATCAGACTTGAGACACATGAGACGTCTTTTGGCGTCAGTCGAACAAATGCCGAGATGACAAGAATATGTAAGGGTCTAGTTGTAATTATTCCCTGGCAAATATGTTTCTTTGGTGCAGTAATAATCAaatggagagagagagagagactcTCCAATTTCCTTTTACCCACACAGGTATTGTGTAGGAAGTTTTAAGCAGAATATCGCGTTCATTTCTATTTTAAAATAGAATTTGAACCTAAGTCACCCTTAACGAAATGAAGAAGAATTCCTCAAGATGAAGTACTAAAATAGGAAATGAATATAAAAGAAACTGTTTCGCGTTAGGAATGTTGAAATCTTTTGTGTGAAAGACCATGTCAACATCCTATATTTCTATTAAATGTGCTCAATGATTGCATTGCATTATCTTTCGTTGTTCTATAATTTTAAATATTGGTGAGAAACACGGGATTTTATTGTTAGTTCCttaagtaatgtttaaaaaacgagcaggagtgttttgtcgggtttaaaaccacgaggcgcagccgagtgggtttagacccgataaaacacgtgctgcgagTTCTTTGAACGGCGTCAAAAACATTCCTGAAAAAGCGTGTGTCAATAGATTTCATAACAATTTTGCTTTCGTGAAtgttggaaatttgcatacgagaaaaacattttggGTATAAATTAGTATGCTAGAAAATCAAATCTCACACatgttttgaacttttcttctaCTAACCGAAGAGGACATGGCGTCCTGTTCCAGAGCTTCCCGGAAGCCTAAAAGTGCCGAGGAAGAGAGGAATTTAATCGAGAATGCTATGCTAAAGTCAACACGTGCAGTGACAAAACGGTCAGTGAAAAATTTTCTGGAATGGCAGAAtggtaggaaaaaaaaaaaattcagcaatCGAGCCTTTGCGCCTTCGCAACCGGCAAGTCCGAAGTGCAACGCTTGCACACTGATATAGCCAATATGACGGCTGAGTCACTCAACTTTTGGCTGATAAAATTTGTACTATGAATTTTGTGGAAAAGCGAATTTACTGTATGTGAAATAAGTTGAAACAACATTCAATATGCACCTACAATTTGTTGTCAGTTGCGtgttgataattaattaatattcatgagtCACGTGCAGTGTCTTTATATCTGAAAGAACACCGCATACTAATAAGGATGAGATTTATCGATACCAAGTCACTACACGTAATGTATTATCAACACTTTGATAGGTCAATgggcttatgaattattaatgagtttttgagAGAAAACTAATCAGTTTGCCCTAATATCGATCACGCTACCTTATCGAAGAAAAGGGAGATCAGAACAAACTAAAAGCGGTAAAAGTGAAGGCTTCCCTTTACTAACGAGATTATCTCGGTTATCAGTGCCAGTTTAAGCATGCATTCAGTCTACTTCAGTCTCAAAGAGGCAAAAGCAGTAGCGCGAAACCTGGCCTAACAAAATAAACCAACCTACATGCTAACCAGTTAAAACAGGTTGTTTACGCTCAGACTGCAGGACACTTCGTGACCTTTATCAAAACTGAGCATGCATCGAACTACGTAAGGTGAGAcatagcaaacaaaacaaagcgaaTTCGCGCGCAAGTGTTGATCGACCCTTGGCTCATTGCCTTACAAGCAACGACGATTCTTTGCAGCTCGGCCAACATGAAGAGCGATAATTCAGAAGAAGAACGGGAGATTGTTAGGCTGTCATCTGAAAAAAGAGAGAGCGCTTTTGAAGAAACCTGGGAAAGTGAGAACACAGAAAGTGAATCTATTCAACAAAGACCAGTATGGAGACCAAAACCAAAGGAGACATCACACCGGATGGTAAAAATTCTGTCACTTGCTACCAGGTTGGCATCCTGTTGCTTGCTCTGCGGCAAAGAAACCCAGCATTTAACAAAAGCTGTTTTAGTCAGAGAAAAGGAATGGTCTAACCTAATTGAAGGCGTTGACCTTTAAGAaaagggagcttacgcaaccacgaagACGagggcaacaagaacgtcacaaatttgcatatttgatagtgaaaaacaatagttttgcacgctttgcacgtgcagttttcattttaacatttcgcagacgttctcgttctttctgcgacgtgaaatgacc is a genomic window of Acropora muricata isolate sample 2 chromosome 8, ASM3666990v1, whole genome shotgun sequence containing:
- the LOC136925395 gene encoding serine/arginine repetitive matrix protein 1-like — encoded protein: MSSSVEDWLRSLGFINYTQDFLDNGYDELEICKEIGKEDLDAIGVRNFKDRTDILNAVSRLKQDGTAVYFELERNNETENIQAQPERERYPSIQLKMMLRDKLEEDKIDLTSSPYSRPDGTEGTLGTLVTLYADKFYTYEEEVLTALRSLRERQAVKQLPVNEIPSQPVQPPNSRKKSSRHSSKYKSGSSQERENESEQGYISDDDKPSRPVFTEDTESPTGMIPADYLGVDSPAHQEKKSREKKRRKVERNTNLSRSLDSLKELHVNMEPNPRQREASSFKSKSFRFKLFQGTKKKHHSVGESKKRSLEKQPINATTAKDYDLLASAIKMGEEDRKALMIMVKQGELSVEEAIDQLKQYEEDCRKEDYVKSAKDDPKNEEERPDSKSKVKRGLFGRSTKRKSGSRPSSGVIACEMIMSEEDRINLLKSVKNQELTVDQALKRFLSYEEKHKRSDSDDSNIPVKQSPRLPKSVTGFSRISIKRLSGVISSSFLPGTVPGENNSVFYTATDDHANADVGSAESSVSSGDEESTADSSPVASPKTLLANVQGLNKSQQSSSSSLDSVDKTEDKLTVNNVPNQPSNLMREMKEKLEKQMKPKDTREPEITEGNVGKPPPPSKRKSSSSSLEQQKVVPLPNSTSSVKTTPPEIPHRPSLPVAQPHRPPPPVPSRLPLQNSSKQGKENETNIAEPGTETVRSGIAVSIKTGVETQARRVPAKLDHNVEAKGVVLRRLGKPPPIPPRPVSPSFNEGQNGEKQVIAPAAKDKQCVKSPAFEVSGSKPSVADASGKPKPKAKPRPKPRPNIENLSDKEVRRPTPMKRSSLENILQACDDSDAYNEVPPPRSVKATQAEPVKDSQHNEPFKEVTPPRLVQVSQEDEETDSDDDKAYNEVPPPRPVEGSQKENTVDSDDDKAYNEVPPPRPAPVSQGKGAEDSDDGGGYTMVPPPRPVQRSVFPTSESPVARTDASNSSAVLRTEGASSGRNIDTRLERERSELQASEGTGGDQLPVPAPRIKRVSHSLSEMVERKLYLERIDLTQEPYSDRTGCWGVPMNLIDRYSEELHRSHAELAGIMDRIRVRKLKQAQRQAVPCNVSELDFRLDPVGNLNCLSDWLTSLGLPMYINSLAEVQCDDMASMPYLEERHFQFAGISDLRHMRRLLASVEQMPR